Proteins co-encoded in one Deltaproteobacteria bacterium genomic window:
- a CDS encoding response regulator transcription factor, translated as MYLEPTVFVVDDDAAMRESLRWLLQSVGLLVETYSTAEGFLDSCDPERPGCLVLDVRMPGMSGLGLQEELARRCIALPAIIITGYAEVPTAVRALKSGAFDFIEKPFSDQLLLERVRQAIEVDRAARRVRAARTEAANRLARLSAREREILEFVVAGQPNKVIALTLGVSAKTVEAHRARIMRRLHVDTLADLVRLVMLVQPTGPASP; from the coding sequence ATGTATCTTGAGCCCACCGTGTTCGTCGTTGACGACGATGCCGCCATGCGCGAGTCGCTGCGCTGGCTGCTGCAGTCGGTCGGCCTGCTGGTCGAGACCTACAGCACGGCCGAGGGTTTCTTGGACAGCTGCGACCCCGAGCGGCCGGGCTGTCTGGTGCTCGATGTGCGCATGCCCGGCATGAGCGGCCTTGGCCTGCAAGAAGAACTGGCGCGCCGCTGCATTGCGCTCCCGGCCATCATCATCACCGGATACGCCGAGGTGCCGACAGCGGTACGGGCGCTGAAATCCGGAGCCTTCGATTTCATCGAGAAGCCGTTCAGCGACCAGTTGCTGCTGGAGCGCGTGCGCCAGGCGATCGAGGTCGACCGCGCGGCGCGCCGGGTCCGCGCGGCACGGACCGAAGCCGCCAATCGCCTGGCCCGCCTCAGCGCACGGGAGCGGGAGATCTTGGAGTTTGTTGTCGCCGGCCAGCCCAACAAAGTGATCGCCCTCACGCTGGGAGTGAGTGCCAAGACGGTCGAAGCCCATCGCGCCCGCATCATGCGCCGCCTGCACGTTGACACGCTGGCCGATCTGGTACGCCTGGTTATGCTGGTCCAACCCACCGGTCCCGCCTCGCCCTGA